The following coding sequences lie in one Epinephelus moara isolate mb chromosome 17, YSFRI_EMoa_1.0, whole genome shotgun sequence genomic window:
- the oxa1l gene encoding mitochondrial inner membrane protein OXA1L isoform X2, producing MAAIRSGVTPGCLARCFLRQTGKPSRGSHPLSDIWNHRLLQKSHLHTVFECHSAAARTVLGRRQHGKFLWVNAVAVRHNSSQIPPEDGSMAAPVLHASEPAPIITQAITEQITAETVSTAAPVLDVSPPRPVLDSSPELLSMDSAPVLSQPAVEQMADAAPTAVEVLQAATTEVSLAELGLASHTPVGLIQNILEFMHVDLGLPWWGAIVAGTVLARLAVFPVIVKGQREAAKLNNVLPEMTKLTTRMNEAKQSGNKFEFAKAYTDLNLFQKKHDVNPLRGFLVPMVQAPVFVSFFIALRKMAYLPVPSLQTGGLLWFTDLTAADPFYILPLAVTGTMFFILELGAESGIDNPNLRAMKTVFRIMPFIILPLTINFPTAVFTYWLTSNCFSLGQVALLRHPLVRERLRIPERIKHPASDLPQNDGFFQSMKKGWKNAQLAQQLEERDRRIKNHLDLAAKGPLRQTFTHNPLKQTQPMAAASAKAKPTHGKERPWKDTIG from the exons ATGGCTGCCATCAGGAGTGGGGTGACTCCGGGTTGCCTAGCAAGATGTTTCCTGAGACAGACTGGGAAACCGAGCCGAGGCAGCCATCCCCTTTCAGACATTTGGAACCAC CGGTTGCTCCAGAAGTCTCACCTGCACACAGTGTTTGAGTGTCACAGTGCTGCCGCGAGGACTGTGCTTGGCCGCAGACAACATGGGAAGTTCCTGTGGGTGAATGCAGTGGCAGTCAGGCACAACAGCTCACAG ATCCCACCTGAGGATGGAAGCATGGCAGCTCCAGTGTTGCATGCCTCTGAACCTGCCCCCATCATCACACAAGCAATCACTGAACAG ATCACAGCAGAAACCGTCTCCACGGCAGCACCAGTACTGGACGTCTCTCCTCCTCGTCCAGTCTTGGATTCCTCCCCTGAGCTTTTGTCCATGGACTCTGCTCCTGTTTTATCGCAGCCAGCTGTTGAGCAGATGGCTGATGCTGCGCCGACCGCAGTGGAGGTCCTGCAGGCTGCGACCACAGAAGTCAGTTTAGCAGAGCTGGGATTGGCCAGCCACACACCCGTGGGGTTGATCCAGAACATTTTAGAGTTCATGCATGTGGATCTTGGTTTGCCCTGGTGGGGGGCCATAGTCGCAG GTACAGTGTTGGCTCGcttggctgtgtttccagtcaTAGTGAAGGGCCAGAGGGAGGCAGCCAAGCTGAACAATGTTCTGCCCGAGATGACCAAACTTACCACCAGGATGAACGAGGCCAAGCAGAGCGGAAACAAATTTGAAT TTGCCAAAGCCTACACCGACCTGAACTTGTTCCAGAAGAAGCATGATGTAAATCCTCTCCGTGGCTTCCTAGTACCTATGGTGCag GCACCAGTCTTCGTCTCTTTCTTCATCGCCCTGAGGAAGATGGCCTATCTGCCGGTGCCCAGCCTGCAGACGGGAGGCCTGCTCTGGTTTACAGACCTGACGGCAGCAGATCCCTTTTATATCCTGCCTTTGGCCGTCACTGGAACCATGTTCTTCATCCTGGAG TTGGGTGCAGAGTCTGGTATCGACAACCCCAACCTGCGAGCCATGAAGACTGTGTTCAGGATCATGCCCTTTATCATCCTTCCCCTCACTATCAACTTCCCCAcg GCGGTGTTTACCTACTGGCTGACCTCCAACTGCTTCTCCTTGGGTCAAGTGGCCCTGCTCAGACACCCCTTGGTCAGAGAGAGGTTGAGGATCCCAGAGAGGATCAAACACCCGGCCTCCGACCTGCCCCAAAATGACGGCTTTTTCCAAAGCATGAAGAAGG GCTGGAAAAACGCTCAGTTGGCCCAGCAGCTGGAGGAGAGGGACAGAAGAATCAAAAATCACCTTGACCTTGCTGCTAAAG GTCCATTGAGGCAGACTTTTACCCACAATCCCCTCAAGCAGACCCAACCCATGGCTGCAGCATCAGCTAAAGCCAAGCCGACACATGGCAAAGAGAGGCCGTGGAAGGACACTATCGGGTAG
- the oxa1l gene encoding mitochondrial inner membrane protein OXA1L isoform X1, whose protein sequence is MAAIRSGVTPGCLARCFLRQTGKPSRGSHPLSDIWNHQRLLQKSHLHTVFECHSAAARTVLGRRQHGKFLWVNAVAVRHNSSQIPPEDGSMAAPVLHASEPAPIITQAITEQITAETVSTAAPVLDVSPPRPVLDSSPELLSMDSAPVLSQPAVEQMADAAPTAVEVLQAATTEVSLAELGLASHTPVGLIQNILEFMHVDLGLPWWGAIVAGTVLARLAVFPVIVKGQREAAKLNNVLPEMTKLTTRMNEAKQSGNKFEFAKAYTDLNLFQKKHDVNPLRGFLVPMVQAPVFVSFFIALRKMAYLPVPSLQTGGLLWFTDLTAADPFYILPLAVTGTMFFILELGAESGIDNPNLRAMKTVFRIMPFIILPLTINFPTAVFTYWLTSNCFSLGQVALLRHPLVRERLRIPERIKHPASDLPQNDGFFQSMKKGWKNAQLAQQLEERDRRIKNHLDLAAKGPLRQTFTHNPLKQTQPMAAASAKAKPTHGKERPWKDTIG, encoded by the exons ATGGCTGCCATCAGGAGTGGGGTGACTCCGGGTTGCCTAGCAAGATGTTTCCTGAGACAGACTGGGAAACCGAGCCGAGGCAGCCATCCCCTTTCAGACATTTGGAACCAC CAGCGGTTGCTCCAGAAGTCTCACCTGCACACAGTGTTTGAGTGTCACAGTGCTGCCGCGAGGACTGTGCTTGGCCGCAGACAACATGGGAAGTTCCTGTGGGTGAATGCAGTGGCAGTCAGGCACAACAGCTCACAG ATCCCACCTGAGGATGGAAGCATGGCAGCTCCAGTGTTGCATGCCTCTGAACCTGCCCCCATCATCACACAAGCAATCACTGAACAG ATCACAGCAGAAACCGTCTCCACGGCAGCACCAGTACTGGACGTCTCTCCTCCTCGTCCAGTCTTGGATTCCTCCCCTGAGCTTTTGTCCATGGACTCTGCTCCTGTTTTATCGCAGCCAGCTGTTGAGCAGATGGCTGATGCTGCGCCGACCGCAGTGGAGGTCCTGCAGGCTGCGACCACAGAAGTCAGTTTAGCAGAGCTGGGATTGGCCAGCCACACACCCGTGGGGTTGATCCAGAACATTTTAGAGTTCATGCATGTGGATCTTGGTTTGCCCTGGTGGGGGGCCATAGTCGCAG GTACAGTGTTGGCTCGcttggctgtgtttccagtcaTAGTGAAGGGCCAGAGGGAGGCAGCCAAGCTGAACAATGTTCTGCCCGAGATGACCAAACTTACCACCAGGATGAACGAGGCCAAGCAGAGCGGAAACAAATTTGAAT TTGCCAAAGCCTACACCGACCTGAACTTGTTCCAGAAGAAGCATGATGTAAATCCTCTCCGTGGCTTCCTAGTACCTATGGTGCag GCACCAGTCTTCGTCTCTTTCTTCATCGCCCTGAGGAAGATGGCCTATCTGCCGGTGCCCAGCCTGCAGACGGGAGGCCTGCTCTGGTTTACAGACCTGACGGCAGCAGATCCCTTTTATATCCTGCCTTTGGCCGTCACTGGAACCATGTTCTTCATCCTGGAG TTGGGTGCAGAGTCTGGTATCGACAACCCCAACCTGCGAGCCATGAAGACTGTGTTCAGGATCATGCCCTTTATCATCCTTCCCCTCACTATCAACTTCCCCAcg GCGGTGTTTACCTACTGGCTGACCTCCAACTGCTTCTCCTTGGGTCAAGTGGCCCTGCTCAGACACCCCTTGGTCAGAGAGAGGTTGAGGATCCCAGAGAGGATCAAACACCCGGCCTCCGACCTGCCCCAAAATGACGGCTTTTTCCAAAGCATGAAGAAGG GCTGGAAAAACGCTCAGTTGGCCCAGCAGCTGGAGGAGAGGGACAGAAGAATCAAAAATCACCTTGACCTTGCTGCTAAAG GTCCATTGAGGCAGACTTTTACCCACAATCCCCTCAAGCAGACCCAACCCATGGCTGCAGCATCAGCTAAAGCCAAGCCGACACATGGCAAAGAGAGGCCGTGGAAGGACACTATCGGGTAG